AGCTGACGTAGTGTTTATCAATACCTGTTCTATTCGTGAGAATGCGGAAATTCGGGTTAGAAACAGGCTTAAAGAATTTGGCGCATCGAAGGTTAGAAAACCTGATATGCTGATTGGTGTATTAGGATGTATGGCAGAGCGATTAAAGTCAAAATTTCTTGAAGAAGAGAAGATTGTTGATTTGGTAGTTGGTCCGGATGCTTACCGTGATTTGCCAAACCTTATAGGTAAAGTTGATGAGGGAAATAAAGCGGTAAACGTATTGCTTTCAAGAGAGGAAACTTATGCTGATATTAATCCCGTAAGATTAAATTCTAACGGAATTACTGCATTTATTTCTATCATGAGAGGTTGTGATAATATGTGCTCTTTCTGTGTGGTTCCGTTTACAAGGGGAAGAGAAAGAAGTCGTGATCCGCATTCTATTATAAAAGAAGCTCAGGACTTATTTAATGCAGGATATAGAGAAGTTACACTTCTTGGTCAAAATGTTGATTCGTATAAATGGAAAGCAAGCGATGAGGAAAATGCAGAAAGTGTAAATTTCGCACAGCTTTTAGAAAAAGTAGCTCTGGTTCATCCTGATTTAAGAGTGAGATTTTCTACATCTCATCCTAAGGATATTACAGATGATGTACTTTATACCATGGCTAAATACGAAAATATCTGTAAGTACATTCATCTTCCGGTTCAATCGGGAAATTCCAGAGTTCTGGAAGTGATGAACAGGACTTATGATAGGGAATGGTATATGGAAAAAATCAATGCTATCAGAAGAATACTGCCAGAATGTGCAATTTCAACAGATATTATAACTGGTTTCTGTACAGAAACTGAGGAAGAACATCAGGAAACTTTAAGTATGCAGGAGTTTGTTAAGTATGACTTTGCATATATGTTTTCTTATTCCGAAAGACCGGGTACACCTGCTGCAAAGAAATTTACAGATGATGTGCCGGAGGCTGTTAAAAAAAGAAGATTGGAAGAAGTAATTGCGCTTCAGCAAACGCATGGCTATTACAGATTGCAACAGCACATAGGAAAAGTAGAGAAGGTATTGATAGAAGGTTTTTCCAGAAAATCTAAAGAAGACTATTGCGGAAGAAACGACCAGAACTGTATGGTTGTGTTCCCAGTTTCTGATGCTTATAAACCAGGACAATACGTAAATGTATTAATTGAAAGAGCAACAAGTGCTACGTTAATAGGTAAAGTTGTTTAATCAGATAGATGTGAGACAATAGATGTGAGGTTTGAGTTGTATTGAGACATAGGTATATAGTCTCAAGTCTAATATCTCACATCTCAAATCTCATCTCAATACTCATAAGAAATGGATGTACAGGATATAAAACAAAGGTTCGGTATTATAGGTAACTCAGTGCTTTTAAACAGAGCTATCGATATTGCCAGACAAGTCGCTCCTACAGATATTACAGTTTTAATTACGGGAGAAAGTGGGTCGGGTAAGGAAGTGTTTTCCCATATAATCCATCAATTGAGCGCTCGTAAACACGGGCCGTTTATTGCTGTTAACTGCGGTGCTATTCCCGAAGGGACTATAGATTCTGAGCTTTTTGGTCACGAAAAAGGTTCATTTACAGGAGCACATGAGG
This genomic interval from Pseudopedobacter saltans DSM 12145 contains the following:
- the miaB gene encoding tRNA (N6-isopentenyl adenosine(37)-C2)-methylthiotransferase MiaB, coding for MLDLNIPSKEHDESRQGEALVLESSKSNTGRKLYVESYGCQMNFSDSEIVASILSDAGFVTTSDYKEADVVFINTCSIRENAEIRVRNRLKEFGASKVRKPDMLIGVLGCMAERLKSKFLEEEKIVDLVVGPDAYRDLPNLIGKVDEGNKAVNVLLSREETYADINPVRLNSNGITAFISIMRGCDNMCSFCVVPFTRGRERSRDPHSIIKEAQDLFNAGYREVTLLGQNVDSYKWKASDEENAESVNFAQLLEKVALVHPDLRVRFSTSHPKDITDDVLYTMAKYENICKYIHLPVQSGNSRVLEVMNRTYDREWYMEKINAIRRILPECAISTDIITGFCTETEEEHQETLSMQEFVKYDFAYMFSYSERPGTPAAKKFTDDVPEAVKKRRLEEVIALQQTHGYYRLQQHIGKVEKVLIEGFSRKSKEDYCGRNDQNCMVVFPVSDAYKPGQYVNVLIERATSATLIGKVV